CGCTACCCGGGTTAAGCCACGACGTTTTGGATAGGAGTCTGACCGACCTTGTAGGTACATATTTTCCGTTGGTTGGGAGGTAAAGTTCATCTTCGATTGTTGGAAGAGTTGCATGAGACGGAAGAAATAAGCGTCATCTGCCGAACCTAGGGAACAGGTATGGCTAGCCGTTGTTTTTGGTCCATAACCTTCTGTTAAGACCAAGGCATTGAGTAATTGAACGAAGCGAGACTCAGGGTCGTCGGTTTCGTCACAGTGGACGTCAATCAACTTGTCATATTTCATGGCTAATTCCACAATTTTGTGGATGGATTTTTCGCCGAGTTCTCGCGACCATTCGAAGTGAGGAATCCCACCTAAAACATCGGCCCCCATTTTCAAGGCTTCTTCCATCAATTCTAAACCTTGACCATTACCATCTTTATAGGCAAAGACCCCTTCTTGAGGGAAGGCAACTACTTGGATGGTGACCTTATCTTTTAATTCATCACGGACTTCTAACATGGCTTCAATATTTTTTAGTTCAGGATCGGTACAGTCCGTTTGGGCCCGAATATATTGGGTCCCATATGCCATCACGTCGCGGACTGCTTGGTACATCCGTTCCTTAGCTTCTTTTTTGCTTTGCCCGAGTTTAATGTGAGACCAGCGAGCAATCCCTTCATAGAGGGTCCCGGTCGCATTTTCAGAGTTATCAGCTTTTCCGGTGAAATAGTAGTCTAAGTGCAGGTGAGAATCAACATAAGGTGGGATAACTAACTTGCCCCCTAAGTCAATCACTTCATCCGCTTCACCTAAATCCTTACCAAAAGCAGTAAATTTGCCGTCTTCAACCATGAATTCATTGGCATCTGCTTGCTTATAAATTACTGCATTAGTAAATTTTTTCTTCATAGCATAACCTCCATTAATTTAATCGTTACACTTCCATCCTACTCTATTTTCACTTTTTTTAAAAGTTTATTATCACAAGCTGGCCTATACTGGTCCATTTATTGCTTAAAAATCTTGTAGATCAATAATGGTCCGCCCCATATGTTTACCTGCTTTTAAGGCCTCAACTGTCGCTTCAATTTGGTTTAAGCCTACACTATCATAGGTCAATACATCAACCACCTTCCAGTCACTGGCGAGTTTATTCCATAATTCCTGCCGGTAATGGATATCGAGTTCTTGGCTGTTAATTCCTAGCAAGTTGACCCCTCTAAGAATCAAGGGGAGAACAGTGGTCTCTAGCTGATTACCACCAGCATTTCCACACAGGGTCATCGAACCCCACTCACGAATAAAGGTCATGGCTTGGGCAGCTACTTGACCACCGACTGTATCTAAGACAAAGTCAAAGCGGCGTTTGTTCAAGGGTTTGTTTCCTTCTAAATCCGCTGGCCAGATGACCTGATTAGCTCCTAAGCTTTTGACTAGTTGCTCTTGGTAATCTTTCCTTATCAAAGCACTAATCTTTTTAAAACCTAGTTTATGCAAAATAGCTAGGGCGATACTGCCTACCCCACCACTAGCGCCGGTCACCAATATTTCAGGCTGCTGGTCTACTGTCATACCGTGCTTCAATAGACTATCGACCGAATAAGCAGCAGTTAGTCCAGCCGTCCCATAGATCATGGCTTCTTTTTCACTCAATCCCTCTGGCAGAGTCACTAACCACTCATAGGGCACTTTGAGGTATTGGCTATAACCGCCGTTATGGGTCACTCCCGCTTGTGAACAGGTATTAATCACTTTTTGCCCAATTTCAGCCTCAGGATGACTTGACTCAACAATTTCCCCGCTGGCATCGATCCCAGGAATGAGTGGATAGGAACGGATCACGCCTCCCTGGTGCTGAGTGGCTAGCATATCCTTATAATTCATCGATGAATAAGCCAGCTTGACGATCGTGTCGCCCTCATCTACTGACTGATTTCCCAATTGGTAATCTTCTAAAGCATAAGAGGTTTCGTCGCCATCGCTACGCACAACAACAGCTTTAAAAGTCTCCTTCATCTTAATCCCTCCATATTCTTATCGACCGCTACAATTTTCTACTTGCAGTATGTCAAGAAGGCCATTAAAAATCAAGGGAAGCGCTTACTTTTGAGTGTGAAAAAAGAGAGGCAGGAGCAAATGTCCTAGCCTCTTTCTCAATATGAAGGTGCTTGTCGCACTCTATCAAAACGTGCTTCAAGCACAGAGCAAGCGTCCTCTTCAGAAAATGACGACAAATTCTCTGCGAGAATTCTTACCCCCTTTTCTTCCAGAGGTCTTGCTCTTTGGTGTGCTTGTCGCACTCTAATATTAATCTTCGACTTTAGATTTTTCTTTGATGGTGTCGGCAGAGTTTTGTAATTTGGCAAGCTCTTCTTCGGTCAAGTCTAATTGACTTTGTTTAACAATTCCTGCCTTACCAACGATGGCTGGGTAGGAGAGATAGGTGCCATATTCTTCACGGTAGTTAGAAACAGGTAATTCTTCATGACTATCGGAGAGAACAGCGTCGACTAAACGGTCAGCAGCTGCTGTAATCCCATAGTTGGTATATTTTTTGCCAGAGAAGACCACGTAACCGCCATCACGGGTTTCTTGGTCGACATCTTCTAAACTGAAATCGACTTTTTCTAATAGCTTGTAAATGCTTTGGCCCATGACTTTAACGGTTGACCAAGCCACAAATTGGGAGTCCCCGTGTTCCCCTAAACTGTAACCTTGGACTGATTTAGGATGAACATCAAATAATTTACCCACAGCCCGTTGTAAACGTGCGGAGTCCAATAAAGTCCCGGTTCCGATAACCTTTTCCTTGGCTAAGCCGATAACTTCTTGGTACAAGTTACAAATCGCGTCATTAGGGTTAGTAATGACAACTAAAACCCCAGAAAAGCCTGATTCTTTAATCGTTTGGCCAACTTTTTTCACTTGTTCACGGTTGTGTTTTAACTCACCGAAGCGGTCAGGGTTGTCGCCACCAATTAAGCCAATGTTCCCTAAAGCAGAAACAATAACTTCTGCTGATTTGAGGGCTGCTTGATCATTGACATTGATTTTGACGCTGTGGTTTAAGTTACTCATGGCATCTTCAAAGTCTAAGGCATCTGCCTTCACCTTTGCTTCATTGGTATCAAATAAAGTCAATTCATCAACATGGCCATTAAGGATTAATTGATGGGCAACAGTAGACCCAACATTTCCCATTCCAAAAACTGCTACATGACGTGACATCCAATCACTCCTTTCATTTATTGTTACATACTATACCACACTTTTTGACTTTGAAGCGGTAAATTTTCAGAAAATTCTTTCTTTTTGTTTTTTTCTATTCTATGAATTAAAAGCCAATCTAGTATATACTGATAATTGACCATACAGGAAAGGAAAAGATCATGCCTATCCCCATTATTTACGAAGATAACCACCTGCTCATTGTTGAGAAGCCAATCAATATGCCGGTTCAAGAAGATGCTAGTGGTGACCTCGATTTACTGTCAGCACTCAAAGCATTTATTAAGGAAAGGGACCATAAACCAGGTAATGTCTACTTGGCCCTCCTCCACCGCCTGGACCGTCCAGTGGGTGGGGTGATGGCCTTTGGAAAGACATCCAAGGCCGCTAGTCGCTTGTCGGATGATTTTAGAAGACATAGGGTCAAGCGCGACTACCTGGCTGTGGTGCAAGACCAAAATTTGACTCTAAAAGATCAAGAAACCTGGACCGATTACCTCTACAAGAACCGTAAGAAGAACAAAGTCAGCGTGGTTAATAAAGACGACAAACGCGGTAAAAAAGCTGTCCTTGACTATCAATTACTAAAGCAGAAAAACCAACTTGCCCTGGTCAGAGTCCGCCTTCATACCGGACGGTCTCACCAAATTCGGGTCCAATTTCAAAGCCGCCAGCATCCACTCTGGGGTGACCAAAAATATGGTCAAAAATACAGCCACAAAGGCCAACAAATCGCGCTCTGGGCCCAACACCTAAGCCTCATCCACCCCACCAAAAAAGAAGAAATGACCTTTACCAGTACACCACCCTTCAATAAGCAGCCCTGGAATATATTTAAAGACCAGTTCACAACTGATGAAGATTGATATTTCATGACGTAAAAAAAGAGCACCCCAGTGATGAGGTGCTCTCCTCTTATTGCGCTTGTCAGACTCTCTCAAACCTGCTCCATTCACAGGACGAACGTCCATTTCAAAAACTGCAACGCTCAGACTAGCTGAGCTTATGACAGTTTTCTCCAATGGTTTCATCCTCTGTTGTAACTGTCGCACTCTCTATTCAATGGGTTGGACGTTAAAGCCTTGTTTACGTAAGTCTTCGATTAATTCTTCCCGTCGACTTTGACGGAGGTTGGATTTTTTCACGACTTGTTCATAGAAGGAGTCGACCCGCCGGTTAGAGTCACGTAAATCATAGTAAGTGGTCATCTCTTGGTCATAGGTATCCATGATTTCCTTAGCATTGTCTGGATAGTGGTAGGTATCTTCAAAGATTCGCATTTCCTTAGGAATTCTAGGCTTCAATTGGGGTTCTTGATTAGGATAACCAAAGGCCAAGCCTAAGACAGGTGCCGTTAATTCGGGAAGCTGTAGAATATCAATCATAGCCCCCATGTTATTTTGAATGCTCCCCAAAAAGACAGCTCCCATATCTAAGGATTCCACAGCATTATTCACGTTTTGCGCCATCAAGACGGCATCACTATAACCTTGTAAGAAGCGTTCTAATTGGTGGGAAGAAGCCGTATCTGCTTCATGTTCTTTAGCAATTTGAGTATTGCGATACAAATCAACAATAAAAATCCATAGCTCAGGAGCCCGGGCAACATAGTCTTGATTACATACTTTGGCAATTTGGGCTTTCTTATCAGGATCTTTTACCCGGATAACGCTGGCATACTGCATCCCAGTTGAAGTGGCTGTATGGATCGCTACCTCTTCTAATTGCGTAATCACTTGGTCACTAATCTGGTCTTGGGTAAATTCACGAATAGTGCGGTGGTTCAATTGTTGTTCAATCAATGAGTTTTGCTTGTTCATCCAAAAACCTCCTTATATACTATATGGTAAAGTTTAGCAATTGGCTTAGGCCTTGTCCACTGAAGAAGTCTATCCGCTCACTAGTAAAATCCGGCAAGCATTAGAAAATCGCAATAAATTTTGGAAACTTCTAAAATAATCATTGAGGAGGAATCAGCATGTGTGGTCGTTATGAATTTAATCAGGAAGAAGCCCTACTCAAGCACTTCTACCAACGGGCCAATGATCCCGACATCCAAACTGGGGCCCTCTACCCTGGCCAGGTTGTGCTCACCCTGAGCGCTAACCCAGATCAGTCAATCCATGCGCGCGGTATGGAGTGGGGATATGCAGGCTTTACTAAGGGGCAATTATTAATCAATGCCCGCTCGGAAAGCATCACGGATAAGGCAACTTTTCAAGCCGATTTTCACTACCGTCGCTGTCTCTTCCCTATGTCCAGCTACTATGAGTGGACCAAGGACAAAGAACGCTACCGTTTTTCCACTAATGACATTCTCTATGTAGGAGGCTGTTATCAAATGCCTAAGTCTGGGCAAAATCACCCCCGGGCGGTACTGATGACCCAAGCGGCTAATGCGCTGGCTCAGGAAGTCCACCACCGCATGCCCTATTTCGTTCAAGCTAAAGATATCCGGTCTTGGCTTAATGACTATGACTTTGCCCGCCACTATCAAAACTCTAATGCCCAACTCTTCATGGAAAAGGAGACCGATAATAAGAGCTTCCGCAATCTGACCCTCAACTTGAAAGACTAATCAATGAAAAAGGCTGCACAGCCCTTCGTTTTAATTCCTAACGAAACTGTGACAGCCTTTTTTAATCGCTTATTTTAATAAGGGTTGAAGGAGAAGGTGGAACCGATATTTTCGGCTTCTGCTTCTTTGGCTAATTGACCAGCAATGGCAATGTCTAAAGCACCGATACCAATTGGTACACAGATAGTGGTTCCCTTACGTAGGCCTGGCAAGGTTAAACGGCCTGAAGCTAATTGACCAATGGTTGCATCAATATCATCTTCATCAATAATTGACTTGGTCGCTGCATCTGCTAAAGCACCACGGTGTAGGGCTTGGCCAATGTGGTCGACAACAATGTGGTCAGAATAGTTAATCAGGTGGTTACCAATCTCATGACCAGACCCAATTGGAATGATGACCGTGTCGCCAGAAATGTCTTGATAGTCAAGTAAGGCTTCTTGTGACTTGGTTGCTGTAATCACAATATCGGCGTCACAGGCTTCCTTGACATCAGTCACATAGTCAATATCACCATCCACTAAGTCTTCGTGTTCCGCGATAAATTCCTTAACGCCTTTGTCATGGTAGTGCCATAGGTTAACATGTTTAATATTAAACCAGTCAGCAATGGCATGGAGTTGCATCGAAGCTTGCATCCCGGTACCGAAGAGGGCTAAGTTAAGGTCAGACCCTTTCTCAAAGCCTAAATACTTAATGGCAACAGCCGTTTGAGCACCAGTTCTGAGGTTAGTAATTAAGGTCCCATCCATCACTGCTTTAAAGGTCCCCAATTGAGGGTCAATTAAGAGAATGAGCCCATTAATGTAAGGATAGCCGGCTTCTTTCCGTTTGCCATCAAAACCACCGACCCATTTCAAGCCAGCCACATCTAAACCACCAATATAAGCAGGCATAGCATTCATATAGCCTTCATATTCAGGCCAATCACTATTGTTCCCTAGGTCTAAGGTGACCTTGGTTGGGTTCTTTACCCGACGTTCCCCTACCTCTTGGAAGGTTTTTTCGACAATTTCATTCACCTTGTCCATGGTCAACATTTTCTTAATGGTTTCTTGGTCCAATAATCGTGTTTCTGTCATATAACAACTTCCTTTCTATAACAATATCCACCTATATAGTAACAATAATTCAGAAAAAAGTTATAAAAAAGCCCTTGGCCAAATTCAATGGCTAAGGGTTGCGACAATTTTTGGGTTAAAACTGACCGATTATTTTTCTTCTTCAGCCAGATAAGTAAAGACTTCCGAGCGATTTAAAGGACCATACACTTCCCCCTCATAGCTAATAAGCACCGCTTGCTCTTGAGCCAGGACCTGGTAGAGCTCAGTCAGCGAAGCTTGGCTATCAATCTGGGGCAGATCTTTAGCCATTTCACCAACCGCTTCTCCTTTTATCGTTGGCAAAGCCTGTAAGAGTGAAGCGACTGCAGTCGGTTCATCATTTACTAAACTCCCCTGCTTAAAGAAGTGACGGACAAATTCATTGGCTGGCTTGGCTTTAATATTTTTAGGGCTGTCGACTTGGACTAAGCGCCCGGCCTGCATGACGGCAATCCGATCTCCCAAGCGCAAGGCTTCATCCATGTCGTGGGTAACAAAGACGATAGTGGTTTGGATTTTGTGGTGGAGGTCCAGTAACAATTCCTGGAGGGCCTCCCTAGAAAGTGGGTCTAGTGCGGAAAAAGGCTCGTCCATAAGAATCAAAGGCGGTTTAGCAGCAATGGCCCGACAGATCCCCACCCGCTGCTGTTCACCCCCAGAGAGTTCGTGGGGATAACGCTGGCTGTATTTTTTAGGATCCAAGCCGACCTGGTCGAGGAGCTCTCTGGTCCTAGCCTGCCGTTCTTTTTTAGCCATGCCAATCATTTCTGGGATGGTTTCGATATTCTCTTCCACAGTCATGGTGGGAAAGAGGGCAATATCTTGCAGGACATAGCCCATCTGCCAGCGCATTTTATTCAAGTTATAGGAACGAATATCTTGTCCCTTAAAGTAAACCCTTCCCGCTTCGGGGCGGACTAAACCGTTAATCATTTTTAGAGTGGTGGTCTTCCCACTTCCTGATGGCCCTACGAGAACAAAGAATTCCCCGCTTGAAATAGCTAGGTTCAAGTGATCAACCACTAACTTGTCTTGGTAGATCTTGCTCACGGATTCAAAACGGATAAAATCATCCATTATTGGCCACCTCCAATCAAGCCTTTGTCAAGCAAGAACTGATGAGCAACGTCTTTAGCTGACTGCCCTTCTTGACTGACTTGGTAATTCATTTGAATCATTTCTTCTTCAGTAATCATGCCGGCTAAGCGGTTCAAGGCAACGACCACTTGGGGATGGTCCTGGGCATAGTCGATTCTCAACATCGGTGCCCCCTGGTAGTGGGGGAAAAGGCCCAAGTCATCTTCTAGAGCTACCAGGTCGTAGGCTTTGATTTCACTATCAGTTGAGTAACCATCCACCAGGTCGACCTCTCCCTGGGCAATGGCCTGGTAGCGTAGAGCCGGTTCCATACTGGAGACTTGGCCAAAGTGCAATTGATAGAGGGATTGGATGCCTTGGTAGCCGTCTTCACGGTCAATAAACTCTAAAGTGAAACCCGCTCTTAAGTCAGCCGCATAGGAGCTTAAATCGGAAATTTTCTTAATTCCCATAGCTTCAGCTTGGTCACGGCGCATCAGAATCGCATAGGTATTTTCATAGGCCATGGGATCTAATAAGGTAAGTTGGTATTCTTTCTCCAAACCTTGTTTAGCCAAGTTATAGGTTTCTTCCTTAGAAAGCTGTCCTGGATGACTAGATGGCTGATTTTCCAAGAGACTGCCAAGAATAGTTCCAGAAAATTCTGGATAAACATCCACCTCTTGGTGGGAAAGCGCCTCAAAAAGAAAGCTAGTCTTGCCAAAATTGGGCTTCAATTCTACTTGAAACTGATCATCTTCAGCTTGAATGAGCTCTTGGTACATGTTGATCAAGATATCCGGCTCACTACCTAATTTGCCTGCGATCACCACTTTTTGATCAGGAGCTTGAACATTTTGGTAAAGATTCACCCCACCAATCACAAGAAAAAGACCTAAAAGACTAGTCACTACCACTAAAGGACTCTTATTCTGCAAAAACTTTATTAAGGTGGAAAAAATCAAAGCTAAGAGGGCCGAAGCGATCGCCCCTACTAAGGTTAAGAGGGGCTGGTTACGGTCGATTCCTAAAAGAATAAAGTTTCCAAGCCCTCCGCCACCGATCAGGGCAGCTAGGGTAGCCGTTCCAATAATCAAAACCAAGGCTTGGCGAATTCCAGACACAATAACAGGTAAGGCAATCGGTATTTCCACCTTTAATAGGCGACGCAGGGGTGACATACCAAAAGCCACCGCCGCCTCTTCGATAGAAGCATCAATCTCCGTGAGGCCCACATAGGTATTTTGAAAAATCGGCAGGAGAGCATAGACGACTAAGGCGATTAAGGCTGGCATCGTTCCAATCCCAACTAAGGGAATTAAAAGCCCCAAAAGCGCTAATGAAGGAATGGTTTGTAAGACACCAGTAAGCTGCAGCGCCCCTTCAGCAATCCGGGGCTTGGACCGGAGTCCAATCGCTAAAGGAATCCCGATGATAAGGGCAATTAATAAGGCGGTTAGGGACAGGGTCAGGTGTTCCCAGGTCGCCGCTAGCAAGTCACTACCGCGTTCTTGAAAAATATTTCCTAATTCTGCAATCATTTATCCATCCTCTTACTATGCTTGTTTGTCACTTCTAGCTGGCTGATTTTTCTTCTAGTGAGATGAGTATTAAAGCTCTCATTAGCTTAAATTAAAGGACAGTAAATAGCAATTTTAAAGCATGGCTTTCAACCTTACTTATAACCATTCAGTCATCAAATAATCTCTTAAAAAGCATAGCTAAAAGCTATTAAAACAAGTGAAAGCGCTGACAAAGATAGGCCAATTGTGCTATTCTTAAGGTGTCAAGAAATACCAAATAGAAAGAAGGAATAGCAGCATGAGTGAATTTAAAGAATTAACTTTTAAACCAGGCACCTATCATGTGCGTGCCAATGGACATAACGGCTCTCTCCCCATGACAGTTGAGCTGTCTGAGCACCGGATCGAAAAAATCGAGGTCGATTCTAGTGGGGAAACCAAGGGAATCGCTAGCCCAGTCTTTACTGAAGTGCCCCAAGACATCATTACTGGGCAAACCCTAAATGTAGATACTGTCTCTGGTGCGACCGTATCTAGCCACGGCATTATCGATGGGGTGGCTGACGCTGTCAAAGAAGCCGGCGCCGATCCTGAAGTCTTACGCCAACGTCCTAAACCTAAAAAAGAAAAAGCCCAAGACGAAAACTTGGAAACGGATGTCGTAGTCGTTGGTGGTGGTGGTGCTGGTCTATCCGCAG
The nucleotide sequence above comes from Aerococcus urinae. Encoded proteins:
- a CDS encoding ABC transporter permease/substrate-binding protein → MIAELGNIFQERGSDLLAATWEHLTLSLTALLIALIIGIPLAIGLRSKPRIAEGALQLTGVLQTIPSLALLGLLIPLVGIGTMPALIALVVYALLPIFQNTYVGLTEIDASIEEAAVAFGMSPLRRLLKVEIPIALPVIVSGIRQALVLIIGTATLAALIGGGGLGNFILLGIDRNQPLLTLVGAIASALLALIFSTLIKFLQNKSPLVVVTSLLGLFLVIGGVNLYQNVQAPDQKVVIAGKLGSEPDILINMYQELIQAEDDQFQVELKPNFGKTSFLFEALSHQEVDVYPEFSGTILGSLLENQPSSHPGQLSKEETYNLAKQGLEKEYQLTLLDPMAYENTYAILMRRDQAEAMGIKKISDLSSYAADLRAGFTLEFIDREDGYQGIQSLYQLHFGQVSSMEPALRYQAIAQGEVDLVDGYSTDSEIKAYDLVALEDDLGLFPHYQGAPMLRIDYAQDHPQVVVALNRLAGMITEEEMIQMNYQVSQEGQSAKDVAHQFLLDKGLIGGGQ
- a CDS encoding ornithine cyclodeaminase family protein codes for the protein MTETRLLDQETIKKMLTMDKVNEIVEKTFQEVGERRVKNPTKVTLDLGNNSDWPEYEGYMNAMPAYIGGLDVAGLKWVGGFDGKRKEAGYPYINGLILLIDPQLGTFKAVMDGTLITNLRTGAQTAVAIKYLGFEKGSDLNLALFGTGMQASMQLHAIADWFNIKHVNLWHYHDKGVKEFIAEHEDLVDGDIDYVTDVKEACDADIVITATKSQEALLDYQDISGDTVIIPIGSGHEIGNHLINYSDHIVVDHIGQALHRGALADAATKSIIDEDDIDATIGQLASGRLTLPGLRKGTTICVPIGIGALDIAIAGQLAKEAEAENIGSTFSFNPY
- a CDS encoding SOS response-associated peptidase, with the protein product MCGRYEFNQEEALLKHFYQRANDPDIQTGALYPGQVVLTLSANPDQSIHARGMEWGYAGFTKGQLLINARSESITDKATFQADFHYRRCLFPMSSYYEWTKDKERYRFSTNDILYVGGCYQMPKSGQNHPRAVLMTQAANALAQEVHHRMPYFVQAKDIRSWLNDYDFARHYQNSNAQLFMEKETDNKSFRNLTLNLKD
- a CDS encoding ABC transporter ATP-binding protein, with protein sequence MDDFIRFESVSKIYQDKLVVDHLNLAISSGEFFVLVGPSGSGKTTTLKMINGLVRPEAGRVYFKGQDIRSYNLNKMRWQMGYVLQDIALFPTMTVEENIETIPEMIGMAKKERQARTRELLDQVGLDPKKYSQRYPHELSGGEQQRVGICRAIAAKPPLILMDEPFSALDPLSREALQELLLDLHHKIQTTIVFVTHDMDEALRLGDRIAVMQAGRLVQVDSPKNIKAKPANEFVRHFFKQGSLVNDEPTAVASLLQALPTIKGEAVGEMAKDLPQIDSQASLTELYQVLAQEQAVLISYEGEVYGPLNRSEVFTYLAEEEK
- a CDS encoding amidohydrolase family protein, with the protein product MKKKFTNAVIYKQADANEFMVEDGKFTAFGKDLGEADEVIDLGGKLVIPPYVDSHLHLDYYFTGKADNSENATGTLYEGIARWSHIKLGQSKKEAKERMYQAVRDVMAYGTQYIRAQTDCTDPELKNIEAMLEVRDELKDKVTIQVVAFPQEGVFAYKDGNGQGLELMEEALKMGADVLGGIPHFEWSRELGEKSIHKIVELAMKYDKLIDVHCDETDDPESRFVQLLNALVLTEGYGPKTTASHTCSLGSADDAYFFRLMQLFQQSKMNFTSQPTENMYLQGRSDSYPKRRGLTRVAEFFHNDINVSFGQDSIVDPWYPAGNGNMMNILDNGIHAAQIMSDEDFERVLDLITYNGAKTLHIEDQYGLAADKPANFIVLDAPSPFEAVRNRVECLASVRNGEYLFKKKPREFEIGLDI
- a CDS encoding RluA family pseudouridine synthase, whose amino-acid sequence is MPIPIIYEDNHLLIVEKPINMPVQEDASGDLDLLSALKAFIKERDHKPGNVYLALLHRLDRPVGGVMAFGKTSKAASRLSDDFRRHRVKRDYLAVVQDQNLTLKDQETWTDYLYKNRKKNKVSVVNKDDKRGKKAVLDYQLLKQKNQLALVRVRLHTGRSHQIRVQFQSRQHPLWGDQKYGQKYSHKGQQIALWAQHLSLIHPTKKEEMTFTSTPPFNKQPWNIFKDQFTTDED
- a CDS encoding L-lactate dehydrogenase — translated: MSRHVAVFGMGNVGSTVAHQLILNGHVDELTLFDTNEAKVKADALDFEDAMSNLNHSVKINVNDQAALKSAEVIVSALGNIGLIGGDNPDRFGELKHNREQVKKVGQTIKESGFSGVLVVITNPNDAICNLYQEVIGLAKEKVIGTGTLLDSARLQRAVGKLFDVHPKSVQGYSLGEHGDSQFVAWSTVKVMGQSIYKLLEKVDFSLEDVDQETRDGGYVVFSGKKYTNYGITAAADRLVDAVLSDSHEELPVSNYREEYGTYLSYPAIVGKAGIVKQSQLDLTEEELAKLQNSADTIKEKSKVED
- a CDS encoding NADPH-dependent oxidoreductase, with translation MNKQNSLIEQQLNHRTIREFTQDQISDQVITQLEEVAIHTATSTGMQYASVIRVKDPDKKAQIAKVCNQDYVARAPELWIFIVDLYRNTQIAKEHEADTASSHQLERFLQGYSDAVLMAQNVNNAVESLDMGAVFLGSIQNNMGAMIDILQLPELTAPVLGLAFGYPNQEPQLKPRIPKEMRIFEDTYHYPDNAKEIMDTYDQEMTTYYDLRDSNRRVDSFYEQVVKKSNLRQSRREELIEDLRKQGFNVQPIE
- a CDS encoding YhdH/YhfP family quinone oxidoreductase, which encodes MKETFKAVVVRSDGDETSYALEDYQLGNQSVDEGDTIVKLAYSSMNYKDMLATQHQGGVIRSYPLIPGIDASGEIVESSHPEAEIGQKVINTCSQAGVTHNGGYSQYLKVPYEWLVTLPEGLSEKEAMIYGTAGLTAAYSVDSLLKHGMTVDQQPEILVTGASGGVGSIALAILHKLGFKKISALIRKDYQEQLVKSLGANQVIWPADLEGNKPLNKRRFDFVLDTVGGQVAAQAMTFIREWGSMTLCGNAGGNQLETTVLPLILRGVNLLGINSQELDIHYRQELWNKLASDWKVVDVLTYDSVGLNQIEATVEALKAGKHMGRTIIDLQDF